In one window of Camelus bactrianus isolate YW-2024 breed Bactrian camel chromosome 13, ASM4877302v1, whole genome shotgun sequence DNA:
- the LOC141579534 gene encoding uncharacterized protein LOC141579534 isoform X3, whose amino-acid sequence MSVTSLSLPHLLLQIEQDPGGSTKPVPSAILCVMSCDPVDAQHPPAEETDCLRYMKGEDTYYPHGAQVGLGVCCLYSRWARVSLGIPVPEFLQYTRCLFPNLQNWNDVNHPAVHSMVHPRLELSGSKSISEGTYLKRNGFPDSEGQRKHQPGLEKENSISEPVLGDLTEITLVAQASDREHVPSCNQPQTSTDASYTGKDPGLGGRWPPEIRQMLDSR is encoded by the exons atgtctgtgacctcactctcgctgccccacctcttattacag attgaacaggatccagggggaagtaccaagcctgtcccatcggccatcctgtgtgtcatgtcctgtgacccagtggatgctcagcac cctccagctgaagaaacagattgccttaggtacatgaaaggtgaggacacctactatccccatggagcccaggtggggctgggagtctgctgtttgtacagccggtgggctcgtgtttctttgggcatccctgtgcctgaattcctgcagtacactcggtg cctgtttcctaatctgcaaaactggaatgatgttaaccatcccgcag tgcattccatggtgcatcctcgcctagaattgagtggaagcaagtccatctcagaagggacatacctgaagagaaatggctttccagactctgaagggcagagaaagcaccagcctgggttagagaaag agaacagcatctctgagcccgtcctgggtgacctcacagagatcaccctagtggcccaggctagtgaccgggaacatgtaccttcctgcaaccaaccccagacgtccactgatgcatcatatactggcaaagat cctggcctgggggggcgttggccgccggagattcgccagatgttggactccag gtga
- the LOC141579534 gene encoding uncharacterized protein LOC141579534 isoform X1 — MSVTSLSLPHLLLQIEQDPGGSTKPVPSAILCVMSCDPVDAQHPPAEETDCLRYMKGEDTYYPHGAQVGLGVCCLYSRWARVSLGIPVPEFLQYTRCLFPNLQNWNDVNHPAVHSMVHPRLELSGSKSISEGTYLKRNGFPDSEGQRKHQPGLEKENSISEPVLGDLTEITLVAQASDREHVPSCNQPQTSTDASYTGKDPGLGGRWPPEIRQMLDSSLTTGSGQDVLRGRRQPPRQRRRGLSLASRSICSHLNICCPSFAGRPSPVYPSPGR; from the exons atgtctgtgacctcactctcgctgccccacctcttattacag attgaacaggatccagggggaagtaccaagcctgtcccatcggccatcctgtgtgtcatgtcctgtgacccagtggatgctcagcac cctccagctgaagaaacagattgccttaggtacatgaaaggtgaggacacctactatccccatggagcccaggtggggctgggagtctgctgtttgtacagccggtgggctcgtgtttctttgggcatccctgtgcctgaattcctgcagtacactcggtg cctgtttcctaatctgcaaaactggaatgatgttaaccatcccgcag tgcattccatggtgcatcctcgcctagaattgagtggaagcaagtccatctcagaagggacatacctgaagagaaatggctttccagactctgaagggcagagaaagcaccagcctgggttagagaaag agaacagcatctctgagcccgtcctgggtgacctcacagagatcaccctagtggcccaggctagtgaccgggaacatgtaccttcctgcaaccaaccccagacgtccactgatgcatcatatactggcaaagat cctggcctgggggggcgttggccgccggagattcgccagatgttggactccag cttaaccaccggaagtgggcaggatgtgctgagggggcggaggcagccgccaaggcagcgacggagggggctgtccctggccagccggtcaatttgttcccacctcaacatttgctgtcccagtttcgcaggacgcccttctccagtttatccttctcctgggag gtga
- the LOC141579534 gene encoding uncharacterized protein LOC141579534 isoform X2 encodes MSCDPVDAQHPPAEETDCLRYMKGEDTYYPHGAQVGLGVCCLYSRWARVSLGIPVPEFLQYTRCLFPNLQNWNDVNHPAVHSMVHPRLELSGSKSISEGTYLKRNGFPDSEGQRKHQPGLEKENSISEPVLGDLTEITLVAQASDREHVPSCNQPQTSTDASYTGKDPGLGGRWPPEIRQMLDSSLTTGSGQDVLRGRRQPPRQRRRGLSLASRSICSHLNICCPSFAGRPSPVYPSPGR; translated from the exons atgtcctgtgacccagtggatgctcagcac cctccagctgaagaaacagattgccttaggtacatgaaaggtgaggacacctactatccccatggagcccaggtggggctgggagtctgctgtttgtacagccggtgggctcgtgtttctttgggcatccctgtgcctgaattcctgcagtacactcggtg cctgtttcctaatctgcaaaactggaatgatgttaaccatcccgcag tgcattccatggtgcatcctcgcctagaattgagtggaagcaagtccatctcagaagggacatacctgaagagaaatggctttccagactctgaagggcagagaaagcaccagcctgggttagagaaag agaacagcatctctgagcccgtcctgggtgacctcacagagatcaccctagtggcccaggctagtgaccgggaacatgtaccttcctgcaaccaaccccagacgtccactgatgcatcatatactggcaaagat cctggcctgggggggcgttggccgccggagattcgccagatgttggactccag cttaaccaccggaagtgggcaggatgtgctgagggggcggaggcagccgccaaggcagcgacggagggggctgtccctggccagccggtcaatttgttcccacctcaacatttgctgtcccagtttcgcaggacgcccttctccagtttatccttctcctgggag gtga
- the LOC141579534 gene encoding uncharacterized protein LOC141579534 isoform X4, which translates to MSVTSLSLPHLLLQIEQDPGGSTKPVPSAILCVMSCDPVDAQHPPAEETDCLRYMKVHSMVHPRLELSGSKSISEGTYLKRNGFPDSEGQRKHQPGLEKENSISEPVLGDLTEITLVAQASDREHVPSCNQPQTSTDASYTGKDPGLGGRWPPEIRQMLDSSLTTGSGQDVLRGRRQPPRQRRRGLSLASRSICSHLNICCPSFAGRPSPVYPSPGR; encoded by the exons atgtctgtgacctcactctcgctgccccacctcttattacag attgaacaggatccagggggaagtaccaagcctgtcccatcggccatcctgtgtgtcatgtcctgtgacccagtggatgctcagcac cctccagctgaagaaacagattgccttaggtacatgaaag tgcattccatggtgcatcctcgcctagaattgagtggaagcaagtccatctcagaagggacatacctgaagagaaatggctttccagactctgaagggcagagaaagcaccagcctgggttagagaaag agaacagcatctctgagcccgtcctgggtgacctcacagagatcaccctagtggcccaggctagtgaccgggaacatgtaccttcctgcaaccaaccccagacgtccactgatgcatcatatactggcaaagat cctggcctgggggggcgttggccgccggagattcgccagatgttggactccag cttaaccaccggaagtgggcaggatgtgctgagggggcggaggcagccgccaaggcagcgacggagggggctgtccctggccagccggtcaatttgttcccacctcaacatttgctgtcccagtttcgcaggacgcccttctccagtttatccttctcctgggag gtga